TTTACCTTGTCGATTGAAATCCATCGGAGGCTGTTTGCAGTCCTGAGCTCTGTGACCACTGGCCCCACAGTTGTAACAGGAGAGATTCCCGTTTTTTTTGTGACTTGAACCATTGCTGTTTCCCATCATTCCCTGTGCCTGATACACCCCTGCTGTCCCTGCCATAAAGTTCTGCATGGGCGGCACGGCAAACGTCGACTGCCCAGCCATGACGGAGTCCGGTGCTAGGCCGCTGTTGTAGGCGGTGTGGACCACGGGGAAAGTCGTGCTGCTGTTGTACTGCTGCGTGTTGATGTAGCCGTTACTACACAAAGGGTTGAAGGGCAGAAACGGAAAAGTAAACATGGAAGGTCCCGAAAACGGGTGCTGAAAATAGTTAGCGTAGCTGACGGTCATACCACTCGAACCACAGTTCCCGCTACAGCCGCAGGAGCTGCACACCATGCACCCGggcggctgcggctgctgctgctggtggtgatggtggtggtggttctGGTTTGGTACTGGGATGCTCCCTGCGGatccgctgctgctgctgctgctgctactgctgctgctgctgctgctgctgtagaagTTGTTCTCGGCAACAGATGAGagtgtggggctggagctgggtgcGGGGCAGCTGGGCAAATTCGCCATGGTTGCAAATGACGTGGAggggtggctgctggaggaggctgcaTTACTGTTTGCGCAGAAGCTGCCTTGCATCGGCGCCACTGGCACGCTGCTCATTGCAGAAAAGGCAACTTTGGTGTTGGCTGTGTACAGAGCAGTCCGGGGATTTATTATTGCAGGGGACACCGTTATTTGCATATTACTGGAGCAGGAAGTCTGTCCGGCAATGGCAGAATCAGTAGGAAGAGACGAAGACACCAGGAGTTTGATGGGTGGACGAGCCACGTGGAAGACTGTGCTGGATGTTACAGTGGCAGCAGTACTCGTTTCTACTATTAATCCTGGCTGCTGAGCTGTTTTTATCACTCTGTCCAGAGTCGAAGCATGTACGACTTTGGTTCGAGGACCAAAGGTAATAGTAGATGTGGGTGAGCTGTTCTCAGCAGCCCCTGACAGCACTTGCAAGGGCTGGTGGGGAGAAGATGCGGACATGACATCCACCACTGTATTTCCAAagctcttttccatttttatgctGCCCCTAGGGCCAGGAgaaactttatttctttcttctaaagaTAAAAGTGAATGCATAGACGATGAAAGTAGCTTCATGTCTGCATTGCCACGGTCTGATTTATGCACTGAATTTAGCATCCGAATGGGGGTGATGTGAGTAGAGGCTGCTGACATCATTTGCATTGGCAGAGCGTGGTGGCCGGACGGATTGGAGCCTGCATCGTTTTGCACTGGTAAGACCTGAGCCGTGGGTCTGGCAGAGCTCGAAGTGAAATGATTCAGTAACATCACCGGCTTCTCCTTTTCTGAACCGTCTAAGTGGATCTCTAAACCTAGGGACAGAAACATCTATAAATACAACGGCTTCACTAGACAAAGCTGGGCAACACAGGCACCCTCTTTGGTTGTTTCTGCTTACGTCTCTCGTTCTCCTCGGCGCTGTCCGAGCTCTCTTCCCTTGTCTGGATCCCCATGGGGCTGGAAGAAGAGCTGGAATACTCGGAAGAGCTGCCCTCCCGGGGCAGTGGGTGGGCTGGCTGATCCACATCCACTCGCAGCTCTGCAGATAAAGGGAGTGCGAGCAATCAGGGAATGCAAGCAAGAGGGGTAACACCTATTTGACGGGACCTAATTACAACTGTTTCACGACACCACCTAACACACAGCGATGCTCAAGACTTACAGAGATATGCATCGGCTAAGAAGCAGGACTCTGGAGGCGTAACGGTCGCTGACTAGTGCAGCTGGCCGTTCACACAGAGGCCGTGAAGAAGCAACTACTTTTTATTGCACTCCATCTACACAGGAATCAGACTTTTTGATCGCTCCCTATCAAGCCGACAGCATTTTGGAAGATAAAGCTTACGACAGGTTAGTGAAAAAGCAGGATAAGAATGAGCTTGCTCTTGTGCAAGGACATATTCAGCCCCGAGAGCACAGCAGTGCCCTCTGCTCCTTTCTTACCTGCAGCATGGTTGCCACGAATACTCTGGATAGGCCCCACGTGCGTCGTAGGGGGAACCCTTGCCACACCGCTGCTGGTAACTGAAGAAGGTGTTGTGGGGTTTAGGCACCGCTTCTCCGATTTTTCTCTACAGGGTGATGGAGAAAGGTATGAAGAAACAAAAACTGGCTAAAGCACAACAATAGATAAAACGATTTCTGAATGAAACTGAAGCAGACAAAGCCCATTAAATAATCCACTCAAATGTTATGCTAATTTCAAATGGAAACATTTGGAAATTACATCAATCTTGACCATAGCTTCTTGCCAGCAGTTACATTTGGACTATTTGCCATCTGATTACAATACTAATGCTTTTGTTTGTACGAAGTAAAACATCACCAAATGGTGACTCAATTCTATCACACATTACGTAAGCGCGTCCCAAACCCAGCCATGCACA
This Calonectris borealis chromosome 12, bCalBor7.hap1.2, whole genome shotgun sequence DNA region includes the following protein-coding sequences:
- the ZCCHC14 gene encoding zinc finger CCHC domain-containing protein 14 — protein: MVEKRCPRLQRDGVYRWFSELPSPQRVEFLCGLLDLCIPLELRFLGACLEDLARKDYHSLRDSEIKANNPADLGSLTNLTDEVVRSKLLVSLALLGSAHREAAGVLFRTLTHIDSVINNYGLQLNEGRTGDEFLLLFTMASNHPAFSFHQKQVLRQELTQIQNIMASTSKNPSTSTLNTMATYPGCHKVAPRSETPINSVSNSLENVLHTSTHSIEESLPKRPSGKHSKVSVEKVELKGLAHKKNERNVEYSFEVLWSDSSVTLVTKSSTEVTEFISKLSQLYPEENLEKFIPCLGGPDSFYLERNHMDLESDLRYLAPLPSHVVKNDHVRKFFSTSSPSQQLQSSTAGNPSLYKVGTTLGTSGRPICGVAGIQSSQNHVQHSAAAPVALPHCSHAGGTGSSLAYRTQMDTASSPMLMSSSPQTPQTQEQNGILDWLRKLRLHKYYPVFKQLTMEKFLSLTEEDLNKFESLTMGAKKKLKTQLELEKEKSEKRCLNPTTPSSVTSSGVARVPPTTHVGPIQSIRGNHAAELRVDVDQPAHPLPREGSSSEYSSSSSSPMGIQTREESSDSAEENERRLEIHLDGSEKEKPVMLLNHFTSSSARPTAQVLPVQNDAGSNPSGHHALPMQMMSAASTHITPIRMLNSVHKSDRGNADMKLLSSSMHSLLSLEERNKVSPGPRGSIKMEKSFGNTVVDVMSASSPHQPLQVLSGAAENSSPTSTITFGPRTKVVHASTLDRVIKTAQQPGLIVETSTAATVTSSTVFHVARPPIKLLVSSSLPTDSAIAGQTSCSSNMQITVSPAIINPRTALYTANTKVAFSAMSSVPVAPMQGSFCANSNAASSSSHPSTSFATMANLPSCPAPSSSPTLSSVAENNFYSSSSSSSSSSSSSSSGSAGSIPVPNQNHHHHHHQQQQPQPPGCMVCSSCGCSGNCGSSGMTVSYANYFQHPFSGPSMFTFPFLPFNPLCSNGYINTQQYNSSTTFPVVHTAYNSGLAPDSVMAGQSTFAVPPMQNFMAGTAGVYQAQGMMGNSNGSSHKKNGNLSCYNCGASGHRAQDCKQPPMDFNRQGTFRLKYAPPSESLDSTD